The following proteins come from a genomic window of Oncorhynchus mykiss isolate Arlee chromosome 19, USDA_OmykA_1.1, whole genome shotgun sequence:
- the LOC110498378 gene encoding gap junction alpha-10 protein — MGDWNLLGSILEEVHVHSTIVGKIWLTILLIFRMLVLGVAAEDVWNDEQSEFICNTDQPGCKTVCYDQAFPISLIRFWVLQVIFVSSPSLVYMGHALYRLRALEKERHRRKVQLKAELGEMEALVEEHKRIEKELKRLEEQRKVKKAPLRGSLLRTYVIHILTRSVVEVGFIMGQYILYGIGLEPLYKCERMPCPNSVDCYVSRPTEKTVFMVFMIVIAGVSLFLNLMEISHLGIRKIKQTLKGDKYPADNDNLIYKLKKNATIQHLCVMRNLSPHNGPLTQTIFKVIPEKDLDPMDPPPHYIPNHEVPRYNSMAPGHYLANCTGLQPHQQYQQQQQLQQCEPSQGMIQTLHLQGATEKQTTVMVDQLPRANRGAVLNGDSGPRNLQGQSIHEDPNLHPQDHYQPSHMEVVSMATHRPSIMTTHRPSLALRDTDLEEERRDSMGSDFIFPNPGRKQSFKSRMPSESMSTISDYSSNSPRSSDSELGDMVDMPMMPPPGRRMSMSVFLDISSIMKK; from the exons ATGGGGGACTGGAACCTGCTGGGCAGCATCTTGGAGGAAGTACATGTCCACTCCACCATCGTAGGAAAGATCTGGCTCACCATCCTCCTCATCTTCCGCATGCTGGTGCTGGGAGTGGCGGCCGAGGACGTTTGGAACGATGAGCAGAGCGAGTTCATCTGCAACACGGACCAGCCGGGCTGCAAGACCGTCTGTTACGACCAGGCCTTCCCCATCTCCCTCATCCGCTTTTGGGTCCTGCAGGTCATCTTCGTGTCCTCACCCTCCCTCGTCTACATGGGCCACGCGCTCTACCGCCTGCGCGCCCTGGAGAAGGAGAGGCACCGGCGGAAGGTCCAGCTGAAGGCAGAGCTGGGGGAGATGGAGGCGCTGGTGGAGGAGCACAAGCGCATTGAGAAGGAGTTGAAGAGGCTGGAGGAGCAGAGGAAGGTGAAGAAGGCTCCACTGAGAGGGTCCCTGCTGCGGACGTACGTCATCCATATCCTAACACGCTCCGTGGTGGAGGTGGGCTTCATCATGGGCCAGTATATCCTGTATGGCATCGGACTGGAGCCTTTGTATAAATGCGAGAGAATGCCTTGCCCCAACAGTGTGGACTGTTACGTGTCCAGGCCCACGGAGAAAACAGTGTTCATGGTGTTCATGATCGTCATCGCCGGGGTGTCTCTCTTCCTGAACCTAATGGAGATTTCCCACCTGGGCATCAGGAAAATCAAACAGACTCTGAAGGGAGACAAGTACCCAGCAGACAATGACAACTTGATTTACAAGCTGAAGAAGAACGCGACGATACAGCATCTGTGTGTGATGAGGAACCTGTCTCCTCACAACGGGCCGCTGACTCAGACCATCTTCAAAGTAATTCCTGAGAAGGACCTGGACCCAATGGACCCACCTCCCCACTACATACCTAACCATGAGGTGCCCAGGTACAACAGCATGGCTCCAGGCCATTATCTTGCCAACTGCACTGGCCTCCAGCCCCATCAGCaataccagcagcagcagcagcttcaACAATGTGAGCCCAGCCAGGGGATGATCCAGACCCTGCACCTCCAGGGAGCTACAGAGAAACAAACCACTGTCATGGTGGACCAGCTCCCTCGAGCCAATAGAGGAGCTGTCTTGAATGGGGATAGTGGGCCCAGGAACCTGCAGGGCCAGTCGATCCATGAGGACCCCAACTTACACCCCCAAGACCACTACCAGCCCAGCCACATGGAAGTAGTGTCTATGGCAACGCACAGACCCAGCATCATGACGACACACAGACCCAGCTTGGCTCTGAGGGACACagacctggaggaggagaggagggactccATGGGCAGCGACTTCATCTTCCCCAACCCAGGAAGGAAGCAAAGCTTCAAATCTCGTATGCCCTCTGAGAGCATGTCCACCATCAGTGATTACAGTAGCAACTCTCCACGGAGCTCAGATTCCGAGCTGGGCGACATGGTGGACATGCCAATGATGCCACCCCCTGGAAGGAGAATGTCAATG agTGTATTCTTGGACATCTCCTCTATCATGAAAAAGTGA